Sequence from the Xiphophorus couchianus chromosome 23, X_couchianus-1.0, whole genome shotgun sequence genome:
AAAGTTAGAATCTATGAATTGGAAAGAAACTTTTAGAGgattattaaagtttttacagATGCACTGATACCACATAAGATCTCAGTGAGACTTGaggaaaaaagtacaaatacctTTGCAAGACACTGTTATTCATTGCAATAATCTTGTATAATAACTGTGTAGTTAATCTTTAGTATTATGTTACGATTcaagtgttttctttctttcatttatgaaaaaaaaagctttactaAAAGATGCGTCTCCCCTTTACACTGTCCTGGAAGcaccctgtgtgtgtgtctcagccGTTCTGGGTCTAACTGACCTCTCGCTGGAACCGCTCCAGCGTGAGTTTCCTCTGCATCTGGTCCTGGACCCAGGCATTTGCACAGTACTCGCCCTCCAGCAGCGAGGTCCAGCAGTTACCTGCTTCTCTGTTCGTCTTCATCAGGACAATCCGAATTAGACATTTGtcctctgaaaagaaaagaaaaaaaaaaaaatcaggatgGACAggtgtttttaaacattaacttCAGGTGGAGTTGGTGAATATTTTAAGGCGCTTGCAGCTCACCCAGCGTCCAGGTGGCCTCGTCAGACACGGTCATGTCAAACAACCTTCCCTGGTAGGAGGcagaaaaacatacattatGTTTTCATGCAGCAATCAAAGCTAATATGACACTAACGGATGGTTGTAGCAAGTTACCACAAGAATACATAGAAAAGTGTAAACTGTTTATATAAATCATGTGAAACATGTAGATAAAGGgataacaaaaaatagaaaactattTGCCTATCCTTATTTCTGAAAGTCAAACTCATATTGATACAATGctcataaaatgatttttttttatttgctgtaattttgACAGCCATAGGCTTAGAGATAATACAAATTTAAAGTCggtatttcagaaaatttgaatattttaaaaagttcaataaagggtgttttaaacagaaatgtcagacATCTTAAAAGTAATTCCCCTTCTTGTGAAACTCCCAGAAATCCTTGAATGGATTTTACTTGACAAGCTTTTCAAGGTTACGGCCATCGCTGTTGCTGGTCCACCTTTCactaccacactttttcctcccactcaactttctattaGTATGCTATAACCTTTTCACgacattaaaattttctgagagGGTACAATGGATCTTCATCATCTGTAGgcaataatcatcaaaattaaaagtaacaaaGACTTGAAATAATTCACTCTATGCGAAATGAATCTACGAATTTCAGTTTCTGAAATGAgtgataaaaaacatttaactttttccacaccgttcagattttttatttttgctgtactTGAAGTCACTGGGGTCAGTTTGATCACTCTGCTCCCCTTACTGGCATGTGTCTAAGGATTTCTTTTTGCTTGAACTTAAACTAGAAATGCAGGGCCCTGAaagtttaattcattttaaagttattttttgacatttgttttaagttacattgttttctttttgtattattgCCATTTTTTTAACACTTATTTATGGTTCATTTTTTGTACTTCTGTATCTTCAGTCCCAAATGTGTATTAGGATGGTTCTAAACTTGTCTGTATGATGCAATTGAAGAAGATAATTACTCTCTGAGACAAATACCTCGCTTCTTACCTTGAATATTTCCTTCCCTCTGACCTGCAGCTCGATGTCTCTGCTTCCTAAGCGGCACTTCACCTCTTTAGCAGAAGTCCCTGCAGGCACATGGACTTCGATGAAGACCTCCTCCATGGTCTGGTACCAGGACCCCCACGGTGTCTTACACGGTACAACCCCGCTCCTCTCCTCAAAGTGGACTGACATACTGCCGCTTCACAGCGCCTGACAACGCTTACTGGTTATACTGGTCACCAGTgcgggttttttttatttatttatccggAATCACAACAAACTTCAacttcttcctctccatctGTTTCCGGTTgagtgtatttatgtatttatttatgttaccTGCAGTGCCACCTGCTGTCCGACCTCACGAACTGCAAGTACGTTTGTGTTTCCCGATGCATCATACACACAACCTTTGAACTTTGTTAGTTAGACTTGAATTGAggtgtttatttcttattttaatgatGCTGTAATTTACTCTCAGCAGTTATAAAGCGAATCCACAGTTTGTCTAAAAATGGAGTGGATTTACTAATCTGTTAATTAGATTACTGTTCTCGCCTCACTGCTTACTATTCTTAAGAAGACGCTGTagcaacacagaaaagaaaacctctcttacacttattttattgttggttagaaaattacagaaaaaaactggtAACTGTTACTGAAGATGGCTGCTGACCCTTTATCTGTGGCTGCTCTAATCTGCTTGATTAGGTGAGTCTTGAATATAAAATT
This genomic interval carries:
- the nudcd2 gene encoding nudC domain-containing protein 2 yields the protein MSVHFEERSGVVPCKTPWGSWYQTMEEVFIEVHVPAGTSAKEVKCRLGSRDIELQVRGKEIFKGRLFDMTVSDEATWTLEDKCLIRIVLMKTNREAGNCWTSLLEGEYCANAWVQDQMQRKLTLERFQRENPGFDFSGAEISGNFAGGGPDFSSLQQ